The following coding sequences are from one Epinephelus moara isolate mb chromosome 7, YSFRI_EMoa_1.0, whole genome shotgun sequence window:
- the klf5b gene encoding Krueppel-like factor 5 isoform X1, with translation MAAAVRNNVWVAPGQDAQFLHKTPAPLTADGLRGEDHGQVLCTARDAIPGTSSFHDYNLGKSEMDNYLSPHQQDIVNPKMLCRDGALMLEPPFTEDFAPPYSVNMSLLLPDVTYLHPGLCRTVRQIKTEPSHSLMHPTCQGNNAVPPTLPEYPGAFSTADAASGKFFIKQEVPDFQDVPLFQLLNSDLEQLVHGSQLNSIPMAPLSLPIGNVHVGPAQNSAKPTGGPQNECFPFNRHLGHQQRPTYLPPSPPNSDPPSPDRGKELLHNLSPPPSYEASIASKITFQTHNPIDPGQTSSVAPIQSPDQNSNVGLVQSPGPAPVQRLSLTPVQTTAGVGPLSPVLAQSAPVKYNRRNNPDLERRRIHHCDVPGCRKVYTKSSHLKAHLRTHTGEKPYHCSWEGCEWRFARSDELTRHFRKHTGVKPFQCAVCNRCFSRSDHLALHMKRHQS, from the exons ATGGCCGCTGCCGTGAGGAATAATGTTTGGGTTGCTCCGGGGCAGGACGCGCAGTTTCTCCATAAAACCCCCGCGCCACTGACAGCCGACGGGCTGAGAGGTGAAGATCATGGACAAGTGCTGTGCACCGCGAGGGATGCCATCCCGGGAACTTCCTCTTTCCATGATTATAATTTG GGTAAATCCGAGATGGACAACTACTTGTCTCCGCACCAACAGGACATTGTGAATCCCAAAATGCTGTGCAGGGATGGCGCTCTGATGCTAGAGCCGCCTTTCACCGAGGACTTCGCCCCTCCATACAGTGTCAACATGAGCCTGCTCCTTCCTGACGTCACATACCTGCACCCCGGCCTCTGCAGGACTGTGAGACAGATCAAAACAGAGCCGTCACACTCTCTGATGCACCCCACCTGTCAGGGCAACAACGCCGTGCCGCCAACACTCCCAGAATACCCGGGTGCTTTTAGCACGGCCGACGCGGCCAGCGGTAAATTCTtcatcaaacaggaagtgccAGATTTCCAGGACGTCCCGCTGTTTCAGCTTTTGAACTCTGACTTGGAGCAGCTTGTTCACGGGTCGCAGCTGAACTCCATCCCCATGGCGCCGTTGAGTCTTCCCATCGGGAACGTCCACGTAGGCCCAGCGCAGAATTCTGCCAAACCCACGGGCGGTCCTCAGAACGAATGTTTCCCATTTAACCGGCACTTAGGCCATCAGCAGAGACCCACCTATTTGCCGCCCTCTCCACCAAACTCCGATCCCCCGAGTCCAGACAGGGGGAAGGAGCTCCTCCACAATCTCTCTCCGCCTCCCTCCTACGAAGCCAGCATCGCCTCTAAGATAACTTTTCAGACCCACAATCCCATCGATCCAGGACAGACTTCTAGTGTAGCTCCAATCCAGAGCCCAGATCAGAATTCTAACGTTGGATTAGTCCAAAGCCCAGGTCCTGCGCCAGTCCAGCGTTTAAGCCTGACACCAGTTCAGACGACGGCAGGTGTTGGCCCGCTGTCCCCGGTGTTAGCTCAGTCCGCCCCTGTTAAGTACAACAGACGGAATAATCCTGATCTGGAGAGACGGCGGATTCACCACTGTGATGTTCCAG ggtGCAGGAAAGTATACACCAAGTCCTCTCATCTAAAAGCCCATCTTCGGACCCACACAG GAGAGAAGCCGTACCACTGCTCCTGGGAGGGATGTGAGTGGCGCTTCGCCCGCTCTGATGAGCTGACTCGCCATTTCAGGAAACACACCGGGGTGAAGCCTTTCCAGTGTGCCGTGTGTAACCGCTGTTTCTCCCGCTCCGATCACCTGGCCCTGCACATGAAGAGACACCAGAGCTAG
- the klf5b gene encoding Krueppel-like factor 5 isoform X2: protein MDNYLSPHQQDIVNPKMLCRDGALMLEPPFTEDFAPPYSVNMSLLLPDVTYLHPGLCRTVRQIKTEPSHSLMHPTCQGNNAVPPTLPEYPGAFSTADAASGKFFIKQEVPDFQDVPLFQLLNSDLEQLVHGSQLNSIPMAPLSLPIGNVHVGPAQNSAKPTGGPQNECFPFNRHLGHQQRPTYLPPSPPNSDPPSPDRGKELLHNLSPPPSYEASIASKITFQTHNPIDPGQTSSVAPIQSPDQNSNVGLVQSPGPAPVQRLSLTPVQTTAGVGPLSPVLAQSAPVKYNRRNNPDLERRRIHHCDVPGCRKVYTKSSHLKAHLRTHTGEKPYHCSWEGCEWRFARSDELTRHFRKHTGVKPFQCAVCNRCFSRSDHLALHMKRHQS from the exons ATGGACAACTACTTGTCTCCGCACCAACAGGACATTGTGAATCCCAAAATGCTGTGCAGGGATGGCGCTCTGATGCTAGAGCCGCCTTTCACCGAGGACTTCGCCCCTCCATACAGTGTCAACATGAGCCTGCTCCTTCCTGACGTCACATACCTGCACCCCGGCCTCTGCAGGACTGTGAGACAGATCAAAACAGAGCCGTCACACTCTCTGATGCACCCCACCTGTCAGGGCAACAACGCCGTGCCGCCAACACTCCCAGAATACCCGGGTGCTTTTAGCACGGCCGACGCGGCCAGCGGTAAATTCTtcatcaaacaggaagtgccAGATTTCCAGGACGTCCCGCTGTTTCAGCTTTTGAACTCTGACTTGGAGCAGCTTGTTCACGGGTCGCAGCTGAACTCCATCCCCATGGCGCCGTTGAGTCTTCCCATCGGGAACGTCCACGTAGGCCCAGCGCAGAATTCTGCCAAACCCACGGGCGGTCCTCAGAACGAATGTTTCCCATTTAACCGGCACTTAGGCCATCAGCAGAGACCCACCTATTTGCCGCCCTCTCCACCAAACTCCGATCCCCCGAGTCCAGACAGGGGGAAGGAGCTCCTCCACAATCTCTCTCCGCCTCCCTCCTACGAAGCCAGCATCGCCTCTAAGATAACTTTTCAGACCCACAATCCCATCGATCCAGGACAGACTTCTAGTGTAGCTCCAATCCAGAGCCCAGATCAGAATTCTAACGTTGGATTAGTCCAAAGCCCAGGTCCTGCGCCAGTCCAGCGTTTAAGCCTGACACCAGTTCAGACGACGGCAGGTGTTGGCCCGCTGTCCCCGGTGTTAGCTCAGTCCGCCCCTGTTAAGTACAACAGACGGAATAATCCTGATCTGGAGAGACGGCGGATTCACCACTGTGATGTTCCAG ggtGCAGGAAAGTATACACCAAGTCCTCTCATCTAAAAGCCCATCTTCGGACCCACACAG GAGAGAAGCCGTACCACTGCTCCTGGGAGGGATGTGAGTGGCGCTTCGCCCGCTCTGATGAGCTGACTCGCCATTTCAGGAAACACACCGGGGTGAAGCCTTTCCAGTGTGCCGTGTGTAACCGCTGTTTCTCCCGCTCCGATCACCTGGCCCTGCACATGAAGAGACACCAGAGCTAG